AGGTACAAACGCCGTAGAAGCAAAAAAACTCATTGACGAAAGTGGTTTGAAGGTTATCTCGGCTATCCTATTACAAGAGGCTGCTGACAAGGTTAAAGAAGTTTTAGCCTAATACTCTTTTAAAAAATTATAAAAGCAGCTTTTTAGCTGCTTTTTTTTTATTCTATATTTACGCTTGATTTTGGAAACGATGAAAAAAATATTAATTGCTAACAGAGGAGAAATTGCATTAAGAGTAATGCGTTCTGCCAAAGAAATGGGAATACAAACTGTGGCTATATATTCAGAAGCTGACCGTATGTCACCCCATGTAAGATATGCCGATGAAGCCGTTTGTGTAGGACCTCCACCATCAGCGGAGTCTTACCTCAATGTTGAAAAAATCATAGAAGTATGCAAACAGTTAAATGTAGATGCTATACATCCCGGTTATGGTTTCCTTTCCGAAAATGCTGATTTTGCTAGAAGATTAGTTAAGGAAAATATTACACTTATTGGTCCTTCTGCTGAAGCTATGGAAATGATGGGCGATAAGCTAAAAGCCAAAGCCACCGTTAAGCAATTTAATGTGCCTATGGTTCCTGGTACAGATGAAAAAATTACAGATGTTGAAGAAGCCAAATCTATTGCTGAAGGAATAGGTTATCCTATACTCATCAAAGCTGCAGCAGGCGGTGGTGGTAAAGGAATGCGCGTCGTGGAGCAAGCCACAGATTTTGAAGAACAAATGAAATTGGCAGTGAGTGAAGCCATATCCTCTTTTGGTGACGGTTCGGTCTTCATTGAACGTTATGTAGGTTCGCCTCGACATATAGAAATACAAATATTAGCTGATACTCATGGCAATGTGGTGCATCTCTTTGAAAGAGAATGTTCCATACAACGCCGTCATCAGAAAGTTATTGAAGAAGCTCCTTCTGCGGTACTTACTGCCGAAATAAGAGAAGCAATGGGCCAATGTGCGGTTAATGTTGCTAAGTCCTGTAATTATGTGGGTGCAGGTACGGTTGAGTTTTTACTGGATGAAAATAAGGATTTCTACTTCTTAGAAATGAATACTCGTCTGCAAGTAGAACACCCTGTTACAGAAATGATAACCGCTGTTGACTTGGTTAAAGAACAAATAAAAATTGCAAGAGGAGAAAAGCTTTCATTTTCTCAAGAAGATTTGTCTATTCAAGGTCATTCATTAGAGGTTCGAGTATATGCCGAAGACCCTATGAATAATTTTGCTCCTGATATTGGTACTTTAAAACGTTACACTTTACCAGACAGCGTTGGTGTGCGTGTAGATAATGGTTTTGATGAAGGTATGGAAATACCCATTTATTACGATTCTATGTTATCTAAACTTATTACTTACGGCAAAGATAGGGAAGAGGCTATTTCTAGAATGAAACGAGCTATTCAAGATTATACTATTGCTGGTGTTAAAACCACCTTGCCATTCGCTTTATTTGTAATGGATAACGAGCATTTTATCAGTGGTAATTTTGATACTCATTTCGTTAAGACTCACTTTACAGTCCCTACAGTTTTGGATAATTCTAATGAAGAAGAAGCCCAAATTGCCGCATTATTAGCTCAATATTTGCATACAGAAAATACGTCTATTACTAGCGTAGAGGCACAATCTGAAAATGTAAGTAACTGGAAGAAAAACAGAAGATAATACTACTTTCCTCTACCTTGTAGGATGATAAGTATGGTGTGAATCATTATTTTAAGATCAATAAGTAATGACATGTTTTCAATATATAAGATATCATACTTCAATCTTTCGAGCATTTCATCTGTATTTTCAGCATAGCCAAATTTCACCATTCCCCAAGATGTAATTCCTGGTTTTACCCTATAAATGTGTTTGTAGTGCGGTGCTTTTTTAATAAGTTGATTAGCAAAAAAATCACGCTCTGGTCGAGGGCCAACAAAACTCATATGTCCAAATAAAACATTAAAAAACTGAGGTGTTTCATCTAGACGAATTTTTCTCATTATACGTCCCCATGCTGTTACTCTTGAATCGGTTTTACTGGAAAGTTTAGGTCCATCTTTTTCAGCATCTTCATACATAGATCTAAACTTATAGATATTGAATTTCTTACCAAATTGACCTACTCTTTCTTGTTTATAGATAATGGAACCTGAAGAGCTTAATTTTACAGCAATTGCTGTTAATAGTAATATGGGTGAAAATAAAACGATTGCTATCAATGAAAATAGATAATCAAAAATCCGCTTAACAATAAACTCCCATTGTGGCAATAGCTTATGCTTTATTTCTATTAATGGCGTTCCAAGTATAGAGTTCATCTTTACGCTTCCAGAAAGGATATCATACATATCAGGAATAATTTTGACATATACATCGGTATTTTCTAGTTCATTTAAGATGCGTTCTATTTTATCGTGCTCTGAAGATTCAATAGCTATTATTATATCTTCGACTTCCTTTTCCTTTATTATTTTTTTAGCACTTTCAAAATTACCAAGATGAGGAAGGTGTTCTTTTAACAAATGAGTTCTCTTATCATCTACATTAAGATAACCTAAAAGGATATGACCACTTGACTTTTCTTCATTTTCCAAATCATTAAAAAGAATTCTGGCTTTTTCGTTACTACCTATAATGAGTGTGTTAAAACCAATAATCTTATTATGAATTCTGAATGCTGTACGTGTGGTTAGAAGAAATCTAAATGAAGAAGTTATGATAAAATGAAAACAGAATAAGGCTATAAATGATGAATAGTATTGTTTGTAGTTGACTATGAAGTCGTCCAGAAGTACAGCAAAGAAAATGATTGTAACCCCAATAAGAGTGACTAAAAATATCTGTGTTATTTCCTTAAGTCTTGACTTGCGATAAATATCGTTGTAATTACCTACAACAGCGTAGAAAACAATCCAGCAGATGCTAATGATTAATAAGTTGATAGCATAATCTAATCTGAATTCAATGACTAACTTATCTAAATAGACTACTCGATAACACATAAATAACAGCCATGCTAGAGAAGCACTGAGAATATCTAGGCCAATATATTTAAGAGTGTGTAAAAGGTTATTCTTCATAAACTAATTTAATGTTATCTAAAAACATTTCGTTTTGAGTTAATGAAGTATCTCTAGGTATGGCAAAAAATAACTTGTAGTCTAAGGCATCGCTGAAATTAGCAATAATTTCTGTTAAGGATATGTATATTTTGTTCCAATCGTCTTTTTTGTTTAAATAAATAATGGTGTTTTTATTTACAGTTGAACTTCCATTAGCATACATCCCTACAACGATTGATGAATTACATTTGTAGTCCATCTCCAAGTACACTTCTTGATTTTTGGGTAGGTCAAAGTCAGAAGTATTACATTCGAATAGCTCACCAATATCTCCAGAGATAACACTTTTTGCATAATAGTTTCCAAAGTTATTATTAGAGCTATCGTATATCTTTTCTATAGTATGATTTGTAGAATCTGAAATAACAGTTAAGCTAGTACCCACACCTTCAAAATCCTCATTGTAAGGGAAGTTGTTGAAAGAATAATTTACTTTAGGGGTTAATGTCAAGTTCTGATTTTCAAATAGTTCAGTAGAAAGTTCATATGAAGTAAAATAGGGATAGTTTACTCTACTTGATGAAATACCATTCTTTTTAACTCCTGCTTCAATAATGATGTCTTGCTGACCTGATTTTAGAACAGGAAAGTTAGCCGGAAGAGGATAAACTCCTTGAAACTCATTGTCAATATACACCCAAGCATCGGATATTTTTGAAGTATAATTACCTTCAACTTCTATTGATTCTATAGTTATTAGAGAAGGGATATCTTCTTCAATATTAAAGACTTCGCAACTAAATAAACTGCTAAGGATTAATAATGTACAAAGGGGTTTCATATATCTACTAACGTGTTAATTCAAAAACTATTACTCTTATATTAACTGATGGCTTAATTTCATCTTATCAAGTATAGATTCGGCTAATTCTAAAGCCCTTAGTCCATCTGTTATAGATACTTGAGGCTCAATATCTTCATTGATAGAATTTGCAAAGCTGATGAATTCATCTTTGATGGCATTGTTGTCTTCTATTTCGGGGTTTTCAAAATAGATTTGTTTTTTTCTTTTCCCTTTACCTAAGTCTAGGACTATTGCTAATGGGTCAATGTCTTCGGACGGTTTTATATTTTTCAGTTTAATGACTTCGGTTTTCTTCTCTAGATAATTTATTGATATGTAAGCGTCTTTTTGAAAAACACGTGTTTTACGCATATTCTTTAGCGACATTCTACTTGCAGTAAGGTTACATACACACCCATTATTAAATTCTATTCTAGCATTTGCAATGTCTGGAGTATCACTTATTACTGAAACGCCTGATGCTTGTACACTTTTAACAGGAGAATTGACCAATTTTAAAATAATGTCTAAATCATGAATCATCAAATCCAAAACCACTGGCACATCGGTTCCTCGTGGGTTGAACTCTGCTAACCTATGCGACTCTATAAATAGGGGCTTTGAAACAAATTCTTTTGCAGATATGTAGGCTGAGTTAAAACGTTCTACATGCCCCACTTGTACTTTAACACCTGCTTCTCTGGATAGCTTCATAAGTGTTTCTGCCTCTAAGACAGTTTGAGTAATGGGTTTTTCTATGAAGACATGTTTGTTTGACTTTATAGCTAAGCTGGCACAATCGAAATGAGAAACAGTAGGAGATACAATGTCTATGATGTCAGATGCTTCTATCAATTGCTCAATTGATTTAAAGGATTTAACACGAAACGATCGATTAACTATTTTTGCATTTTCTCTGTCGGTGTCATAAAACCCAACCACTTCATAAGTATCTTTCAACTCCAAAAGTATTTTAAGGTGTATTTTTCCTAAGTGACCTGCGCCAATAACTCCTATTTTCAGCATAGAAATGATATAATTTCTGCTAAAATAGAAATTTAATACAGACTTAATACTATTTTTGAAACCTATTGATATGAATGATAATTTTAGACATCAAGGGTTGCGTCTCAAACTGGTGGACGTATTGAGAGAAAAAGGGATAAATGACCAAAAAGTATTGACGGCTATTTCTAAAATTCCTAGACACTCTTTTATAGACAAGGCTTTTCTAGAATTTGCTTATCAGGATAAAGCTTTTCCGATAGGTTCTGGGCAAACTATTTCCCATCCTTATACTGTTGCATATCAGACTGAATTATTGGAGGTTAAGCCTTATGAAAAAGTACTGGAGGTTGGAACTGGTTCTGGCTATCAAACAGCTGTTTTATTAGAGCTAAAGGCACAAGTATTTAGCATAGAAAGGCAAAAAGAATTATATCGAAAAACTAAGGACTTTTTACCCAAGCTAGGCTACCAAGCCATGTTTTTCTATGGCGATGGATATAAAGGTTTAGAGAAGTTTGCTCCTTTTGATAAGATTATCGTTACTGCTGGTGCACCTTTCATTCCTGAAGATTTGGTAGCTCAGTTGAAGGTAGGGGGCAGAATGGTAATCCCTGTTGGTGGTGCCGATACTCAGAAAATGATCTTAATCGTTAAAAAGTCCGAAAAGGATATAGAACAAACGGTATTAGGTGATTTTTCATTTGTGCCCTTATTACGTAAAAAGAGCCAATAGTATTTATTACTTTTGCTCAAAATAAAATCAAGATATTATGAAACATATTGGAGTTATTGGTGCTGGAACAATGGGTAATGGTATTGCTCATGTATTTGCGCAAAGTGGTTATAGTGTTCGTCTGATAGATTTGTCCGAATCTGCTCTAGAAAAAGCTATGGCTACTATTTCTAAAAACCTAGATAGAATGGTGGCCAAAGAGAAAATTTCAGAAGCCGATAAAATCAATACCTTGAATAATATACAAACGTTTACAGATATATCTTCTGCTGTTAAAGGATTGGATTTGGTGGTAGAAGCAGCTACCGAGAATATGGATATTAAGCTTAAGATATTCTCTCAACTGGATGAGCTATGCGATGAGCATACTATACTAGGTTCAAATACATCTTCTATATCCATTACTAAAATTGCATCTGCAACACAACGTCCTGATAAGGTTATAGGTATGCACTTTATGAATCCTGTGCCAGTTATGAAATTGGTAGAAGTTATACGTGGTTATGCTACATCGGATCAAGTGACCAATACTATTATGGAAGTATCTAAGTCATTGGGTAAGTCACCAGTTGAAGTAAACGATTATCCTGGTTTTGTTGCCAACCGTATTCTAATGCCTATGATTAATGAGGCTATCATTACACTGCACGAAGGAGTAGCAGGAGTAGAAGAAATAGATACCGTAATGATGCTAGGAATGGCTCATCCTATGGGGCCTTTGCATTTGGCTGACTTTATCGGATTAGATGTTTGCTTATCCATATTGGAGGTTATGCACGAAGGCTTTGGCAATCCCAAATATGCGCCTTGTCCATTATTGGTTAATATGGTAACAGCTGGGAAACTAGGAGTTAAATCTGGTGAAGGCTTTTACGATTATTCTGAAGGACCTAGAAACAAAAAGCTATCGGCTCAGTTTGTAAGGTAGTTTCATTCAATAATTCCTTTTTGTTTAGCATCTTTTAAGATATATTCTATCCATTTATCTTCTTCAACATTTTGGGGTTGGTAGGGTGTTTTAAGATTGTTGTCGTATAGTTTCGCCATACCTTGCCAAAAGAAGGCATAGAAACCGCCTTTTAAGTCTTTAACTATCTCATAGGTGCTGATATTGGTTTCTCTGTAAATTAGCTTAGAAAGTATGCGTCCTTCCCAACGGGATAATTTTTTTAATTCTGGTGCTAAATCTTCTTTGACCCATTGTTCTGTAGCTTTGATATAGGCTTTGCGTTTTCTTCTTTTGGGGATAAGTTCTAATTGAGTTTGTATGCTGTCCAATTGTTCTGCAGCCAATTTAGCATAAGGATAGACCTTGAGGGTTTTGTATTGAAGTCGTTTGAAATACCGAGCATCCTCACGATTTTTGAAATGTAAAATTTCTACTTCGTCAATATCTGCTAGTATAAGGGTGTCATTGTCTTTGTAATACATTTCTTTAATCAGAAAAGTATCTAATTGACAAAAAGATATCAGCGGAAAACACAATATGAAAACAAAGACTTTCACCATACAAATATAGTTATCAAACTATAGATGTGGTGCTATTATTGTTAAGCTTATTTAAAGGAATAGGTCGATTAGACCATCAGGTGTAATCAAATGAACGATTTTCTTATCCTTATCTATCTGGCTGATAAAATGCTCTGTTATAGGAATTAGAATTTCCTTATCATCATAATCTATAACAAATAAGTCTTGTCCGTTGTTGGATTGAATATCTATTATTTTACCTAATTCACCATGCTTATCATCTATGGCAGTATAATTTAAGAGAGCTTTTAAAGGATTTTCTTCTTGAGGTAAGCACTCTAAAGGCAAATAGGTCGATTTGCCGATAAGTGCATTTGCGCTTTCATCATTATCTACATCTTCAAACTTTACTACGATGAAACCATTATTTTTAAAACGGAGAGAACTTATAAAAAAAGGAACCAAATTACCATTCAATTCAATGAATAAGTGATTTAGTTCCTTAAAATTTTCGGAGGGGGTAACATCAAGTTTGATATTAACATCTCCCTTATAACCGTGTTTTTTACTGATTATTCCAAGAAAGAAACATTCTTCCTTTTTCATAATCAATTTACTCAGCGGTTTTTTCTTCTTTATCTTCAGCAGCAGGTGCCTCTTCAGCAGCAGGAGCTTCTTTAGTAGCAGGTGCCTCTTCAGCAGCAGGAGCTTCTTCAGCAGCAGCAGGAGCTTCTTCAGCAGCAGCAGGAGCTTCTTCAGCAGCAGGTGCCTCTTCAGCAGCAGAAGCTTCTTCAGTAGCAGGTGCCTCTTCAGCAGCAGGAGCTTCTTCAGTAGCAGGAGCTTCTTCGCTTACAGCTTCAGCTTCAGAAGCTAAGGCAGCATTAGCGTTTGCTAATTCTTGAGCTCTAGCATCACTGATTTCTTTTTCAGCAGCAAGTCTTGCTTTCGCAGTTTCTTGCTCAGCTTTAGATAAATTATCTCTCTTAGCGTTGATTTTATCTTCTTTTTCAGACAACCAAGCCTCAAATCTTTTAGCTGCTTCTTCCTCAGAAAATGCGCCTTTAGCAACACCACCTAAGAGGTGTTTTTTCATCATTACTCCTTTGTACTTTAATAAAGCCAAAGCTGTATTTGTAGGCTGCGCACCTTTTATTACCCAATCCAATGCTCTGTCAAAGTTTAATTCAATAGATGCAGGGTTGGTGTTTGGATTGTACTGACCTAAATTCTCAATGAATTTACCGTCTCTTTTTGCACGACTATCAGCAACAACAATTTTGAAAATTGGTTTAGCTTTTCTACCGTGTCTTTGTAATCTAATTTTTGTAGGCATAATGTTTCAGTTTAACTAACTCTGTAGTATCTGGTTAATAATTAGGGGCGCAAATATGCAATTATTTCTTCTAATAAGAAAGAAAAACTAAATTTTAATACTTATCAACAATGCTCGATTTATTTGCCTTAATTTTTACTTTTACAATAAATAAAAAAAGCAAAGATACGTGTACCTAATTTTTGATACTGAAACTACTGGACTGCCTAGAAGCTGGAAAGCACCTTTGACGGATACAGATAACTGGCCTCGTTGTGTGCAAATTGCATGGCAATTACACGATGAAATGGGTGAAATAATTGAGCATAAGGACTTTTTAATTCGTCCTGATGGCTTTGATATTCCTTATGAAGTTGAAAAAATACATGGTATTTCTACTAAATTAGCGGCAAATGAAGGTCATGAATTGTCTGATGTTTTGGACAGTTTTAGTGAAGCCGTATCTCAAGCCAAATTTATTGTTGGTCAAAACGTAGGTTTTGATGTTAACGTTTGGGGATGTGAGTTTCATCGTTTCGAAAAAGATTTAGAATGGACTACAATGCCTGTTTTAGATACTTGTACCGAAAAGACGGCTCTCCTGTGTCAAATTCCTGGTGGTAGGGGTGGTAAATTTAAACTGCCTAACCTTACTGAGCTTTACAGTCATTTATTTGATGATACTTTTGGAGAAGCCCATAATGCCACTGCCGATGTAGAAGCCACAACACGATGTTTCTTAGAGCTTTTAAGGCTAGGGCATTATTCTAGTAATGACTTACAACAATCAGACAATTATTTATCAGATTTTCAAACTAAGAATCCTGATTCTATAGCCACCCTTGGCTTGAAGCACCTTAATTTAAAAGCTGAAAGTGAAAAGTATAAAACAGAAACAGCCTCCGAAACCATATCGACAGATAATAATGTAGATTTAAGCCAATATCCTTTTGCTCATCTTCATAATCATTCTCAGTTTTCTGTACTTCAATCTACCACAAAGATTAAGGCTATGGTGGACAAAGCTGCATCTATGGAGATGCCTGCTGTAGCTCTAACCGATTCTTCCAATTTATATGGTGCATTTCACTTTGTAGATGCCATTCATAAACACCCTATTAATCAAGAAGTTGTGGAGTACAACAAGAAAGTTGATAAGGGTGAAATTGACTCGGAATTAAAGAAGCTACCCTTGAAAAGCATTGTAGGTTGCGAATTATCGATTTGTAAAGACCATAAAGATCATAGTGTCAAAGACAATGGGAGAGGAGTCGTGTTTTTAGCAAAGAACAAGCAAGGATATCATAACCTAGCCAAGATGAGTTCTATTGCTTTTGTAGATGGCTTTTACTATGTGCCAAGAATTGACAAGACGGTTGTTGGTGAATACAAAGAAGGTTTGATTGCCTTAAGTGGTGGGTTGAAAGGTGAAATTTCTGACCTCATTTTGTCTGTAGGAGAAAAACAAGCGGAGGAGGCTTTGTTATGGTGGAAAGAACAATTTGCAGACGATTTTTATATTGAGTTAGTTCGTCATGGTTTAGAAGAAGAAAAGCGGGTTAATGATACTTTAATAAGGTTTGCTAAAAAGCACCAAGTTAAGGTAGTGGCTGCCAACAATTCACATTATCTGAGCGAAGAAGATGCTAATGCACACGATATTTTATTGTGCGTTAAAGATGCAGAATTACAGTCTACTCCAATCGGTCGAGGTCGAGGGTTTAGATATGGTTTTGCAAACAATCAATATTATTTCAAGTCATCAGATGAGATGAAATCCCTGTTCAAGGATGTTCCCGAAGCGATAATAAATATTACTGAAATAATTGATAAAGTAGAATGCTATCAATTGAAGCGTGATGTTCTACTTCCTGCCTTTGATATTCCCGAAGAATTTGTAGTCCCGGAAGACGAAGCAGATGATGGTAAAAGAGGAGAAAATGCCTACTTGCGACATTTGACTTACGAAGGTGCTAAAAAGAGATACCCTGAAATAACAGAAGAAATAAAAGAACGCCTAGACTTTGAATTAGAAACGATAGCAAAAACAGGCTACCCAGGTTATTTTTTAATTGTTCAAGACTTCACTTCTCAAGCTCGTAAAATGGGTGTTTCGGTTGGACCAGGAAGGGGTTCGGCAGCAGGTTCAGCTGTAGCTTACTGTGTCGGCATTACCAATGTAGATCCTATAAAGTATGACTTACTATTTGAGCGTTTTTTGAATCCTGACAGAGTTTCTCTTCCTGATATTGATATCGATTTTGATGATGAAGGAAGAGGTAAAATCATTGACTGGGTAGTCAATAAATATGGTCAGAATCAAGTAGCTCAAATCATAACTTATGGTACGATGGCCGCCAAGTCTTCCTTGAGAGATACTGCTAGAGTTTTGGATTTGCCACTGTCTGAAGCTGATACGCTTACCAAAAAGATGCCAGACATCAAGCTCAATAAACTATTCAATTTTGAAGAAAAAGAACTCAAAGAGAAACTCAATTCTGAGCAGTATAAGATGGCTCAAGATTTCAAAGAACTAGCTGAAGGTGACAACTTACAATCCAAAACCATTCAACAAGCCACTATCCTTGAAGGTTCATTAAGAAATATTGGTGTTCACGCTTGTGGTGTTATCATTACGCCAGATGACATTACCAAATTTGTACCAGTCAGTAAAGCCAAAGGAGCTGACTTATTAGTCACCCAATTTGATAATAGTGTTGTTGAATCTGCTGGAATGCTGAAGATGGATTTCTTAGGTTTGAAGAACCTGACTATCATAAAAGATTGTTGTAAAATTATCAAGCATATTCACGATGTTGACATTGATCCAGACGAAATTCCTTTAGATGATGAGCTTACCTATCAGCTTTTTCAAAGAGGTGAAACCAACGGTATTTTTCAATTCGAATCACCTGGGATGCAGAAAAACCTCAAGCTATTAAAGCCTGATAAATTCGATGATTTAATTGCTATGAATGCTCTTTACAGACCCGGACCTATGGAGTACATTCCTAACTTCATTGCTCGTAAACATGGCAAAGAAGATATTGTTTATGATTTGCCTGAGATGTCCGGCATTCTAGCAGATACTTATGGTATTACAGTTTACCAAGAGCAAGTGATGTTACTTTCTCAGGAGTTAGCAGGTTTTTCTAAAGGTGATGCCGATGTTTTGCGTAAAGCAATGGGTAAAAAGATTTTCGCTTTACTTCAAAAGTTAAAACCTAAATTTTTAGATGGTTGTAAGGAAAGAGGACACGATACAGAAATAGCTGAGAAGATATGGGGTGATTGGGAAGCTTTTGCGGCCTATGCATTCAACAAGTCTCACTCAACATGCTACGCCTTAATAGCCTTTCAAACCGCCTATTTAAAAGCGCATTATCCTGCCGAATATATGGCTGCCTATCTTACTCACAACATGAATGACATCAAGAAGGTGACTTTCTATATGGAGGAATGTAAACGTATGGGAGTAAAGGTATTAGGTCCTGATGTAAATGAAAGTTTTTACAAGTTTGCAGTAAATAAAAATGGTGAAATCCGTTTTGGATTAGGAGCAATTAAAGGTGTAGGTGAGGGTGCAGTGGAAACCATTGTCAATGAACGTCAAGAGAATGGCAATTACCAATCCGTCTTTGACTTAGCTAAACGTATAGATTTAAGAGCTGCTAACAAACGTGCTTTTGAAAGTCTAGTTAATGCTGGAGGTTTTGATAGTTTTGGACACAAACGTTCTACCTACTTTTATGACGAAGGTAATGGCACTATTTTTTTAGAGAAAATAATGAAATACGGTCATAAATATCAAGAGAATTTAGATTCTGCTCAAGTTTCATTGTTTGGTGAAAGTTCAGAGGAAAATTTACTTGAGCCAAGTATCCCTGTTGTTGAACCTTGGAATTCTCTTGAGTTACTCAATAAAGAAAAGGAAGTTGTGGGTTTTTATATTTCAGGTCATCCCTTAGATGATTATAAATTGGAGATGGAAAGTTTCTGTAACTTCAATATTTCTGAGCTGCACGATTTGCAAAGTATCAAAGGAAAAGATATACATATTGCAGGTATGGTTTCTAAAATAGAACACCGTTTTACTAAAGGAGGTAAGCCTTTTGGTACACTTTCGATTGAAGACTACCATGACAATATTACTTTTTTCTTATTTGGTAACGATTACCCTGATTATAAAGCCTATATGACGGAAGGTTGGTTCTTGTATGCTCAATGCAGGGTACAGGAAAGAAAATGGGGTAATGGAGAGCTTGAAATGAAGTTGGTTAATGTGGAGTTACTTTCCGAGATAAAAGAGAAAGCTAAACGATCTGTCAATGTCTCTGTGTCTATTGACGATTTGACTAAGGATATGATAGATTCTATCATTTCTTTGTCAGAACAATTCCCAGGTAAACACAATCTAAAATTTATAGTGACTGATTTTGATGAAGGCTACAAAGTCCCTCTACGTTCTAAAAAGTTTAAAATTAACTTAGATGAAGCATTTATTTTACAGTTAAAACAAATTCCTTTCTTGGAAATTAAAATCAATTAAATGTGTAATTTTGTTGTACACATTTTTAAAATAAATTAAAAAAATAATACAATGGCATTAGAAATTACAGACGCAAATTTTAAAGAAACAGTTTTAGATTCAGACAAACCAGTATTAGTAGACTTTTGGGCTACATGGTGTGGTCCTTGTCGAATGGTAGGTCCTATCGTTGATGAGTTAGCCAACGACTATGAAGGAAAGGCCGTAGTAGGTAAAGTAAATGTTGATGATAACTCAGCAGTACCTTCCGAATACGGTATTCGTAATATACCGGCTTTATTAATCTTTAAAAATGGTCAGATTGTAGACAAGGTAATCGGTGCAGTGCCTAAAAACGTATT
This Flavobacteriales bacterium DNA region includes the following protein-coding sequences:
- a CDS encoding sugar transferase, yielding MKNNLLHTLKYIGLDILSASLAWLLFMCYRVVYLDKLVIEFRLDYAINLLIISICWIVFYAVVGNYNDIYRKSRLKEITQIFLVTLIGVTIIFFAVLLDDFIVNYKQYYSSFIALFCFHFIITSSFRFLLTTRTAFRIHNKIIGFNTLIIGSNEKARILFNDLENEEKSSGHILLGYLNVDDKRTHLLKEHLPHLGNFESAKKIIKEKEVEDIIIAIESSEHDKIERILNELENTDVYVKIIPDMYDILSGSVKMNSILGTPLIEIKHKLLPQWEFIVKRIFDYLFSLIAIVLFSPILLLTAIAVKLSSSGSIIYKQERVGQFGKKFNIYKFRSMYEDAEKDGPKLSSKTDSRVTAWGRIMRKIRLDETPQFFNVLFGHMSFVGPRPERDFFANQLIKKAPHYKHIYRVKPGITSWGMVKFGYAENTDEMLERLKYDILYIENMSLLIDLKIMIHTILIILQGRGK
- a CDS encoding Gfo/Idh/MocA family oxidoreductase, giving the protein MLKIGVIGAGHLGKIHLKILLELKDTYEVVGFYDTDRENAKIVNRSFRVKSFKSIEQLIEASDIIDIVSPTVSHFDCASLAIKSNKHVFIEKPITQTVLEAETLMKLSREAGVKVQVGHVERFNSAYISAKEFVSKPLFIESHRLAEFNPRGTDVPVVLDLMIHDLDIILKLVNSPVKSVQASGVSVISDTPDIANARIEFNNGCVCNLTASRMSLKNMRKTRVFQKDAYISINYLEKKTEVIKLKNIKPSEDIDPLAIVLDLGKGKRKKQIYFENPEIEDNNAIKDEFISFANSINEDIEPQVSITDGLRALELAESILDKMKLSHQLI
- a CDS encoding DUF4294 domain-containing protein, which produces MYYKDNDTLILADIDEVEILHFKNREDARYFKRLQYKTLKVYPYAKLAAEQLDSIQTQLELIPKRRKRKAYIKATEQWVKEDLAPELKKLSRWEGRILSKLIYRETNISTYEIVKDLKGGFYAFFWQGMAKLYDNNLKTPYQPQNVEEDKWIEYILKDAKQKGIIE
- the accC gene encoding acetyl-CoA carboxylase biotin carboxylase subunit: MKKILIANRGEIALRVMRSAKEMGIQTVAIYSEADRMSPHVRYADEAVCVGPPPSAESYLNVEKIIEVCKQLNVDAIHPGYGFLSENADFARRLVKENITLIGPSAEAMEMMGDKLKAKATVKQFNVPMVPGTDEKITDVEEAKSIAEGIGYPILIKAAAGGGGKGMRVVEQATDFEEQMKLAVSEAISSFGDGSVFIERYVGSPRHIEIQILADTHGNVVHLFERECSIQRRHQKVIEEAPSAVLTAEIREAMGQCAVNVAKSCNYVGAGTVEFLLDENKDFYFLEMNTRLQVEHPVTEMITAVDLVKEQIKIARGEKLSFSQEDLSIQGHSLEVRVYAEDPMNNFAPDIGTLKRYTLPDSVGVRVDNGFDEGMEIPIYYDSMLSKLITYGKDREEAISRMKRAIQDYTIAGVKTTLPFALFVMDNEHFISGNFDTHFVKTHFTVPTVLDNSNEEEAQIAALLAQYLHTENTSITSVEAQSENVSNWKKNRR
- a CDS encoding protein-L-isoaspartate(D-aspartate) O-methyltransferase, translating into MNDNFRHQGLRLKLVDVLREKGINDQKVLTAISKIPRHSFIDKAFLEFAYQDKAFPIGSGQTISHPYTVAYQTELLEVKPYEKVLEVGTGSGYQTAVLLELKAQVFSIERQKELYRKTKDFLPKLGYQAMFFYGDGYKGLEKFAPFDKIIVTAGAPFIPEDLVAQLKVGGRMVIPVGGADTQKMILIVKKSEKDIEQTVLGDFSFVPLLRKKSQ
- a CDS encoding 3-hydroxybutyryl-CoA dehydrogenase is translated as MKHIGVIGAGTMGNGIAHVFAQSGYSVRLIDLSESALEKAMATISKNLDRMVAKEKISEADKINTLNNIQTFTDISSAVKGLDLVVEAATENMDIKLKIFSQLDELCDEHTILGSNTSSISITKIASATQRPDKVIGMHFMNPVPVMKLVEVIRGYATSDQVTNTIMEVSKSLGKSPVEVNDYPGFVANRILMPMINEAIITLHEGVAGVEEIDTVMMLGMAHPMGPLHLADFIGLDVCLSILEVMHEGFGNPKYAPCPLLVNMVTAGKLGVKSGEGFYDYSEGPRNKKLSAQFVR
- the rimM gene encoding ribosome maturation factor RimM (Essential for efficient processing of 16S rRNA), whose product is MKKEECFFLGIISKKHGYKGDVNIKLDVTPSENFKELNHLFIELNGNLVPFFISSLRFKNNGFIVVKFEDVDNDESANALIGKSTYLPLECLPQEENPLKALLNYTAIDDKHGELGKIIDIQSNNGQDLFVIDYDDKEILIPITEHFISQIDKDKKIVHLITPDGLIDLFL